The window TTAACATATCATGCACTTATCTGTTTCAACTAAAGGATCACACGTTGGAGAGCAGAAATGCTTTGTTTACTTGCTTCTGATATGTTGTAGTGTACAGGTTTATGTAGAGGGAGTAGGATTTGTTAGGTTTGAAATGGAGATAAGATACAGGTGGTTACATCAAATAATATAAAACTTATCATATATTAACAATATGAGTTGGTTCGATAAGCTCAGTAGAAACCAATTTTTCTTTGATCCAATCTGTGCTCGCTCTCTCTGGTGACCGTGGGCAGAACTAGGGTGGTGGAAGGGGGTTCATCCGAACTCTCTTCGACGGAAAATTACACTATGTATACAAGACCAAAAatatttgtatgtatatatagtaGAGGTTGAGTCCCCTTGGCTTCTCCAAGTGTTCACCTCTTTATATTTTGAATCCTCTTGGTGAAAATCCTGGCTCTGCCACTGCTGGTGACACTTGTGAAGAGACCACCTTAAGTATACAGAGAGCCGGGGAATCTTTCGTACACGCTAACACCTAGAACCAGAAGTAAGTCCGTTGCTTTTGACAGAACGAGTGCCTGCCTTGGTGGTCTCATATTATTTAAAATAGTTTAAGAAGCTACTCCTACAAGGAAAGGCCTGAGAAGGCCCGATGGAGTAAAGAAAACATGCATATTGTCACACTTCCTGCCTTCCAAAGGTGACTAGAGATGACCAGATGCAGTGGAGCAACGACCAGGGAGCAGGTTTGGAATCCTTGCAACTATGATGAAAAGCGATTCGCTTGTTGCCAAACCTTTCGCCTTTCTTTTGATTCAAAGTAGGTCGAGACTGTTGTATTTTAAGTCTGTCAACTTTGGATGTAGACTAGGCTAAGGAACGTGCTTCAGCTCTTCTATTCTTAGTTGCAATCAGCCATACTAATTCTTCATATCCCATTAGCATTATTAGTTGGACCCCAAATCCCCAGATTCATATCATTATGTTAATTAAGTTTAGACTCAAATGATCACCAAGTGAGAGCTATCTTGCTTATGTCATGAGCATAGAAGAGATGTCAAACCTGCAAATAGTTTTTTAAGATCTTCACGACCTGAATGCGACTTCAGCACTGGTGCAACAACATAGGTAGGATCTGAAAAGTGAAACAACAAATAGCTAAGTGATTAAGCATGTTAGAGTAGAGGACAATGAAAGGCAGCAATATAATATAAACTGCAGCCTGTGAAACTTACCTTTTGGAGAGGCAGCCATATAATATAGAGAACCCGTGAGAGCTGCCGTAATTACAGCTGCAAACGCTTGAGCAAATGGGACATACGGTGGCAAAACACCAGTCTACATTTTGAGGAAACAGAATGTGTCAGAGCAATGGAAAATTTTTGGATAATGTAACTTGGAGAAGGATGTTTAGAAACAGAATCCGACGTACCAATGATGCCATTCCTCTAGCATCAGTCACAAAACCACTGCCCCTTAAGAAAATGTCAGCTAAAGCTCCCTGTAATTACAAAGATAATCAGAGAGGAGGAAAGAATCACATAACTTATGAGAAAAATAACCTTTTTGACATGCATTTTTTATGGAAGTTAAAAATAATTACGCTGTTGATAATATTGTTGGATAGTTTGTAATATGAAAGTGGTTATCAACAAAAGACATGTCTATTCTGAAAAGATTTCACACTTTCTGAGATTCTGTTGTATGAATAAGAACGTCGTTGGCTGTTGTTGGCTCTTCAGAAGTGAATTAAATCAGACAAAAAACAACAGCAATTACTTTTAGATAACTATGTTCTACACGCCTTAAGCCTCTTTCTATTTTCCATATTTTTCTaatattcttttttctttctatattaatttcttttaataagcAAATATATGCATTGGAAAACTGaagcacaaaaaaaaaaaattcaccaaAAGGATTTCCAGGTATCTGTTGTTACCATTATAAATAGGAAAAACAATATGGAAAAAACACAAGGCTGCAAATGTACAAATGAATTCGCGATTGTATACCATAAATGGATGATATACATCTTACCTGGACAGCAGCGCGGTAGAAAAGCTCTTCTCCAACAGAGCTAGCAGCCACAATCAGAATGAACTACACCATTGCATCAAAATCCGTTAAGTATCAATCTTCCCTGTATTGTAACATAATTATTGATGCTCATATTGAGAAATTTTTACCTGCCAAGGTGACATTCCATAAAAGAAATTCCGTAGCTCTTCATCCTCTACATCTCTGATAGCTCGAGCATGAGGCGACAGCTTCACAACTTCATCCTATAAACACCGCAAATTATTATAAAACATCCATTATATGATCCAAGAATGTCATATGGACAAAGGTAGTATAGCTGCAATACATAAGGCTAATATTCTTGCATTTTTGTACTTCAGAGTTAGTAAAGCCATATGTAGATAGAAGAATTTAATTCAAGTTGAAGAAGCCAAGAGTGCAGTTAAATATTGTAACGAAAAAGAACCTCGAACCTAATTCAGTTCCAAAAGTTAGCTTATGAGATGAAAATCGTCCAAGATCATATAAAAAGATAACAGTTCATTTCCTCAACTAGCTTAACACCCTCGCACGCCCAAGATTGGACATATGGTGCGTGTACAACAAAACATAGGAGCCCAACATTGTGTAAACCAAGAGAGGAGTTTGGCTCCGACACAATCTCATGATGTGAGAATTATCTAAGACTATATAAGATAACAACTCATTTCGTTGgctgatttgggacacttaattGTTATGTGCATAAAGAAAAACAGGGAATCTTGAACGTACATCTAGTATAAATAGAAGAGCCATAATTGGTGGAGCTGCATATCCTAGTCCTTCAACAATGGCATCTAATGATGGACTGAACCCTCCTGTGCAGTCAATTCCTGTCATTGAGCATATGAACTTTCCTGCTAAAGCCATTGCTCCATATATGCCTGAGTGCAAAAAACAAACTGAACATCAGAGAATGATTGAAGGACtttaatttctttttcttctgtAAAGATATCCAAAAAATTTAATGGGATGGAAATACATGCAACAAACAAATAAATACACCGGAATTAAAAACACTAGGTCATATTTATGTATGGTGTCAGAGTTACCCGATATATATTAGTGGAAGATAACACCGTATTAAAAAAgtaataaaaaaaatgaatatgTAGTATTACAATGGACATACTACATTTTGGGGAAATGTACTATGATAATAATTGCAATGTTCAATTTACTCGAGTACAATGATTAAATTCTATT is drawn from Nicotiana tomentosiformis chromosome 12, ASM39032v3, whole genome shotgun sequence and contains these coding sequences:
- the LOC104108627 gene encoding uncharacterized protein; this encodes MEVPVLARCTNTPTTSFLGCKVSLFDFPIRRKLNKRNYKAKFSVLRVKAMAERTSTEASADARERESGGYTGTTMEVTTFNQSFSDAQLPVWEKIGAVVRLSYGIGIYGAMALAGKFICSMTGIDCTGGFSPSLDAIVEGLGYAAPPIMALLFILDDEVVKLSPHARAIRDVEDEELRNFFYGMSPWQFILIVAASSVGEELFYRAAVQGALADIFLRGSGFVTDARGMASLTGVLPPYVPFAQAFAAVITAALTGSLYYMAASPKDPTYVVAPVLKSHSGREDLKKLFAAWYERRQMKKIYSPLLEAMLALYLGFEWIQTNNIFAPIITHGIYSAVILGHGLWKIHDHRRRLHQRIQQLKQEGNNSRNL